Proteins from a genomic interval of Gadus macrocephalus chromosome 2, ASM3116895v1:
- the napsa gene encoding napsin-A, producing MKLLCVIGMLLVADASPNLFRVPLYKTRTVRRMMSDQGRSLEQLQNLAQSDPSHTATVAPPQTKLPVERLTNFMDAQYYGVISLGTPPQDFTVLFDTGSSNLWVPSIHCHFLDLACWVHHRYNSRKSSSYSPNGTQFSIQYGRGSLSGFISGDTVSVAGLAVPQQQFGEAVKQPGITFAVARFDGVLGLGYPALSVGRVTPLFDTAMAARLLPSNVFSFYISRDPAAAVGGELVLGGTDPTHYSGELHYVNVTRKAYWQIKMDTVQVGGQLTLCSNGTSGTSDRPQTPPGTSGTSGTSDRPQTHL from the exons ATGAAGCTCTTATGTGTGATCGGGATGCTTTTGGTGGCGGACGCATCTCCAAACCTCTTCAG AGTGCCTCTCTACAAGACCCGCACCGTGCGCCGCATGATGAGCGACCAGGGCCGGTCTCTTGAGCAGCTCCAGAACCTGGCCCAGAGCGACCCCTCACACACGGCCACCGTGGCCCCCCCACAAACCAAGCTGCCCGTTGAGAGATTGACCAACTTTATGGAT GCCCAGTACTACGGGGTCATCAGCCTCGGCACTCCTCCCCAGGACTTCACGGTTCTGTTTGACACTGGGTCCTCCAACCTGTGGGTGCCGTCCATCCACTGCCACTTCCTGGACCTGGCCTGTT GGGTCCATCACCGCTACAACTCCAGGAAGTCCAGCAGCTACTCCCCAAACGGCACCCAGTTCTCCATCCAGTACGGCCGCGGCAGCCTGTCGGGGTTCATCAGCGGGGACACGGTCtca gtggctGGTCTGGCCGTCCCTCAGCAGCAGTTCGGGGAGGCGGTGAAGCAGCCTGGGATCACGTTTGCGGTGGCACGCTTCGACGGGGTGCTGGGCCTGGGGTACCCCGCGCTCTCGGTGGGTCGCGTCACCCCGCTGTTCGACACGGCCATGGCCGCCAGGCTGCTGCCTAGCAACGTCTTCTCCTTCTACATCAGCAG GGACCCGGCGGCGGCCGTGGGGGGGGAGCTGGTGCTGGGGGGGACGGACCCCACCCACTACAGCGGAGAGCTGCACTACGTCAACGTCACGCGCAAGGCCTACTGGCAGATCAAGATGGACAC CGTGCAGGTCGGAGGTCAGCTGACCTTGT GTTCCAATGGGACCAGTGGGACCAGTGACCGCCCTCAAACCCCACCTGGGACCAGTGGAACCAGTGGGACCAGTGACCGCCCTCAAACCCACCTGTAA
- the LOC132474693 gene encoding mitochondrial ribosome and complex I assembly factor AltMIEF1-like: protein MGGWSRAAVLALYRSLLRAGRRLTFTDRDFYRRAVAREFRRCQALTAPGDREAALRRGQFFLSSRLGGLM, encoded by the coding sequence ATGGGCGGCTGGTCCCGCGCGGCGGTCCTGGCGCTCTACCGCTCTCTACTCCGGGCCGGGCGCCGCCTGACCTTCACCGACCGCGACTTCTACCGCCGCGCCGTCGCCCGCGAGTTCCGCCGCTGCCAGGCGCTCACGGCGCCGGGGGACCGCGAGGCCGCGCTCCGGAGGGGCCAGTTCTTCCTCAGCAGCCGATTGGGCGGACTGATGTAG